A single window of Candidatus Manganitrophaceae bacterium DNA harbors:
- a CDS encoding cytochrome ubiquinol oxidase subunit I: protein MTFKKVIRQPVVGAGILFAVLLLLPWTSLFAQTPAAVEYRDPSWISSRNLIWVISQVHLLFGGFVLGVPIFAWLCEVIGVWSGDRRYDHLAKEFTILITACFEMTATLGIIFLFSLRVLYPKLWTFLVGVFLPSFYFYLFLFLLEGIALYIYAAKWDVMQRGRLKGLHIFVGFMLNFVGLFVMMVPSAWASFQASPVVLNDSMTALQRTWAAANNPTWWPVNIHRIVANVVLGGFVCGAYAGVRYLGAKTQEEREHYDWMGYIGNFIGIFGLLPLPFAGYWLMREVYQYNQQMGITLMGGILSWLFILQALLIGVLFLGSNYYLWQGLLKRTSDGIKYKPYIMIILFTLLACLGVWMTPHSLVASLEEARAMGGSHHPILGVFGVMSAKLTVVNIMILSTFISFLLYWRANQQVTVRWGKAARGFEAVLFTVAIIGVIVLGIYGYFVPSIIRVNYLSVAQVLAVISVLILVTPMTGMMLRGAKMTGKMTWGVMPPSSQYALVLNAITVVLTMSLMGYARSASRVHWHVYGVVEDTTPYAYTPPLGTAAFLWSVNTLLFFSLVAFIFFVTTRTIRYNGFSTQYFFIAPFFEWLVSLPEKVNAPKPVAAAGPNHFWKVVAVVVGFLAIFTWVGFSVPQSIGLPPTKEKLDIAAIKNDKDLARIGQNMFFGKGQCALCHTLGAEAGRCPSLQNAGARLTREFIYETLTKPDAYIKLDFEEVEPKRFPARMPTINKPPIALSEQEMLTVISFVQSLGGKVTVNPSELAIDQAAPAPQPQPASGEPAPQKSLIQSHREVEHKGS from the coding sequence ATGACCTTCAAAAAAGTGATCCGACAACCGGTTGTAGGGGCGGGAATCCTTTTCGCGGTTCTACTCTTGCTGCCTTGGACGTCTCTCTTCGCTCAGACCCCCGCCGCCGTGGAATACCGCGATCCCTCCTGGATCAGTAGTCGTAATCTGATTTGGGTGATCTCCCAGGTCCATTTACTATTTGGTGGCTTCGTTTTGGGCGTGCCAATCTTCGCCTGGCTCTGTGAGGTGATCGGGGTTTGGTCGGGAGATCGTCGATACGATCATCTTGCCAAAGAGTTTACAATCCTGATCACCGCTTGTTTTGAGATGACGGCCACCCTGGGGATTATTTTTCTTTTTTCCCTTCGCGTTCTATATCCCAAATTGTGGACATTTCTGGTAGGGGTTTTTCTGCCCAGTTTTTATTTTTATCTTTTCCTTTTCCTCCTGGAAGGAATTGCGCTCTATATCTATGCGGCCAAGTGGGATGTCATGCAGCGGGGCCGGCTTAAGGGACTCCACATTTTTGTCGGATTCATGCTGAACTTCGTCGGCCTCTTCGTGATGATGGTGCCGAGCGCCTGGGCCTCTTTCCAGGCGAGCCCGGTGGTTTTAAATGACTCCATGACTGCCTTGCAGCGGACCTGGGCCGCCGCGAATAATCCGACTTGGTGGCCGGTTAATATTCATCGGATCGTTGCCAATGTGGTCTTGGGAGGGTTTGTCTGCGGAGCCTATGCGGGAGTTCGGTATCTGGGGGCGAAAACCCAAGAAGAGCGAGAGCATTACGATTGGATGGGATATATCGGGAACTTCATCGGAATCTTCGGACTTCTCCCGTTGCCGTTCGCCGGCTATTGGCTGATGCGAGAGGTCTATCAATATAACCAGCAGATGGGAATTACCTTGATGGGGGGCATTCTCTCCTGGTTATTTATCCTTCAGGCGCTGCTGATTGGGGTGCTGTTCCTCGGTTCTAACTATTATCTCTGGCAAGGCCTGCTGAAAAGAACATCGGATGGAATTAAATATAAACCATACATTATGATTATCCTCTTCACCCTTCTCGCTTGTCTAGGGGTTTGGATGACTCCGCACAGCTTGGTCGCCAGCCTGGAGGAGGCGCGCGCGATGGGGGGAAGTCATCACCCCATCCTCGGCGTCTTCGGGGTCATGTCTGCGAAGCTCACCGTGGTTAATATCATGATCCTCAGCACCTTCATCAGCTTCCTTCTTTATTGGAGGGCGAACCAGCAGGTGACCGTTCGCTGGGGAAAGGCGGCCCGCGGCTTTGAAGCGGTCCTCTTTACGGTTGCGATCATTGGTGTAATCGTCCTGGGAATTTACGGCTATTTTGTTCCGTCCATTATCCGAGTCAATTATCTTTCTGTCGCTCAGGTTTTAGCGGTCATCAGCGTGCTGATTTTAGTGACTCCGATGACCGGGATGATGCTCCGAGGGGCGAAGATGACCGGAAAGATGACGTGGGGGGTCATGCCGCCCAGCTCCCAATACGCCTTGGTTCTCAATGCCATTACGGTGGTCCTGACGATGAGCCTGATGGGGTATGCCCGTTCCGCCTCGCGCGTTCACTGGCATGTCTATGGCGTGGTGGAAGACACCACCCCGTATGCCTATACCCCTCCGCTCGGAACGGCGGCCTTCCTTTGGTCTGTGAATACCCTTCTATTTTTCTCTCTGGTTGCCTTTATCTTCTTCGTCACAACCCGCACCATCCGTTATAATGGTTTTTCCACACAATACTTTTTTATCGCGCCGTTCTTCGAATGGCTGGTCTCTCTGCCGGAGAAGGTCAACGCGCCAAAACCGGTGGCGGCGGCCGGGCCGAATCATTTTTGGAAGGTTGTAGCGGTCGTCGTTGGATTTTTAGCAATCTTTACTTGGGTCGGTTTTTCAGTTCCCCAGAGCATTGGACTTCCTCCGACCAAAGAGAAGCTCGATATCGCGGCAATCAAAAACGATAAAGACCTGGCCAGAATCGGCCAGAATATGTTCTTCGGCAAGGGGCAGTGCGCGCTCTGTCATACGCTTGGAGCGGAAGCGGGGCGTTGCCCAAGTTTGCAGAATGCCGGTGCGCGTCTGACGCGGGAATTTATCTATGAGACGCTGACGAAGCCCGATGCCTATATCAAGCTTGATTTCGAAGAGGTTGAGCCTAAAAGGTTTCCGGCGCGGATGCCGACGATTAACAAGCCGCCGATCGCGCTTTCGGAGCAGGAGATGCTTACAGTAATCTCTTTTGTCCAAAGCTTGGGGGGCAAGGTGACGGTTAACCCATCGGAGTTGGCGATTGATCAAGCTGCCCCGGCGCCGCAGCCGCAGCCGGCCAGTGGGGAGCCGGCCCCTCAGAAGAGCTTGATCCAAAGCCACCGAGAGGTCGAGCACAAAGGGTCATAA
- a CDS encoding Na(+)/H(+) antiporter subunit D, which yields MIEWIHPTALFFLAAVLLLFVKGKAKQAILLGAPALGFLSLLIVSEGNHGTMSFMGQQLIFGRVDRLSLVFGYVFTLITFIGMVYALHLKDEREQIVAFIYAGSALGVTFAGDLFTLFLFWEIMAFSSVFLILFGGFKSSSAAGMRYLLVHIAGGLCLLGGIVIYAAGGGGIAFNAFPHEGLGPTLILIGFLLNAAVPPLHAWLADAYPEATIAGIVFLSAFTTKTAVYVLVRGFPGTKILIALGVTMTLYGVIYAMLENNIRRLLAYHIISQVGFMVAAVGIGTELALNGAVAHAYAHIIYKGLLMMGMSSVVFMTGKRKASELGGLYRTMPLTFILFMIGGFSISGVPLLSGFISKSMVITAASVEPNLTWAYLLLTLASAGTFLSTTLKLPYAVFLGEDKKIPAADPPKNMIFAMGLAASLCILFGVWPGLLYRLLPFPVEYHPYTLEHLVGSLQLLCATALGFVFFLSKFHLENKISLDTDWFYRKGTAAFLWLTKRF from the coding sequence ATGATTGAGTGGATTCATCCCACCGCCCTCTTCTTCCTCGCTGCGGTTCTTCTTCTTTTCGTCAAAGGAAAAGCAAAGCAGGCGATCCTTCTCGGCGCGCCGGCGCTCGGTTTCCTCTCTCTTCTGATCGTCTCGGAAGGAAATCATGGCACGATGTCCTTCATGGGACAGCAGTTGATCTTCGGGCGGGTCGACCGTCTCAGTCTCGTCTTCGGTTATGTTTTTACCCTCATCACCTTTATCGGGATGGTCTACGCCCTTCATCTGAAGGATGAAAGGGAGCAGATTGTTGCGTTCATTTATGCCGGAAGCGCCTTGGGGGTGACCTTTGCCGGGGACCTCTTTACCCTCTTTTTGTTTTGGGAGATCATGGCGTTTTCTTCGGTCTTTCTGATCCTCTTCGGCGGGTTTAAGTCGTCGAGCGCGGCCGGAATGCGCTATCTGTTGGTCCATATCGCCGGTGGACTTTGTCTCTTGGGAGGCATTGTCATCTACGCGGCGGGCGGCGGCGGAATTGCCTTCAACGCGTTTCCCCACGAAGGCTTGGGGCCGACCCTGATCCTCATTGGATTCCTTTTGAATGCGGCGGTGCCGCCGCTCCATGCATGGCTGGCCGACGCATATCCGGAAGCGACCATCGCAGGAATTGTTTTCTTGAGCGCGTTTACCACCAAGACCGCGGTCTATGTTTTGGTGCGGGGCTTTCCCGGAACAAAGATTTTGATCGCGCTTGGGGTGACGATGACCCTGTATGGGGTGATCTATGCGATGCTCGAGAACAACATCCGAAGATTGCTCGCCTACCATATCATCAGCCAGGTCGGTTTCATGGTCGCCGCGGTTGGAATCGGAACGGAACTCGCCCTCAATGGCGCCGTGGCCCACGCCTATGCGCATATTATTTATAAAGGGCTGTTGATGATGGGGATGAGCTCGGTCGTTTTTATGACCGGAAAACGGAAGGCCTCCGAGCTCGGGGGGCTTTATCGGACAATGCCGCTGACCTTCATCCTTTTCATGATCGGCGGGTTCTCCATCTCCGGGGTGCCGTTGCTCTCCGGATTCATCAGCAAATCGATGGTGATTACCGCCGCTTCGGTCGAGCCGAATCTGACCTGGGCCTATTTGCTCCTGACGCTCGCCTCCGCCGGAACGTTTCTCTCGACCACGCTCAAGCTTCCCTACGCCGTGTTTTTGGGAGAGGACAAGAAGATCCCGGCGGCCGATCCTCCTAAAAATATGATCTTTGCGATGGGGTTGGCCGCCTCTCTCTGTATTTTATTCGGCGTGTGGCCGGGCCTGCTCTATCGGCTCCTTCCTTTTCCGGTGGAGTACCATCCCTATACCTTGGAACATCTGGTCGGCTCTTTACAGCTCCTCTGCGCGACCGCTTTGGGATTCGTCTTTTTCTTGAGCAAATTCCATTTGGAAAACAAGATCAGCCTGGACACCGATTGGTTTTATCGAAAAGGGACGGCCGCTTTCCTCTGGCTGACCAAGCGTTTTTAA
- a CDS encoding monovalent cation/H+ antiporter subunit D family protein produces the protein MEIESIKPLLAVAISLVGALLIIATRKDPNLREGCSLVTAVLKFFIVLTMIPAVLAGNKLHYNLFSLFPGVSIEFRVDALGLLFATTASFLWILTTIYSIGYMRSLNEHSQTRYYTCFALTLSATLGVAFSANLVTLFVFYELITFVTYPLVTHHGTKEAYAAGNKYLFYLLATTKAFFVTATFLTYNLSDTFTFKAGGVFPPGVGSTVLIITFFLFLAGLSKAAIMPFHGWLPSAMVAPTPVSALLHAVAVVNTGVFCILRIIFNIFGVELMKSLNLGVMTGFVVSFTIVMASIYALTKDNLKARLAYSTVSQLSYMILGGALLTPSGMTGGIMHIANHAFAKITLFFCAGSIYVASRKTNISEMAGIGRKMPWTMTAFALATLSMIGVPPVSGFLTKWYLMTGSMEAQELPFIFVLLASSLLNAGYFLPVVHKAFFEGAPETAEEVQKGLHPVPQSLGAAAAQDHDPHSHGAHAFTGPIREPSYFLVVPLLLCAVVSVLLGIYPDFLLDLIKLVIR, from the coding sequence ATGGAAATTGAATCGATCAAGCCCTTGTTGGCCGTGGCCATCTCTTTGGTGGGGGCGCTGCTCATTATTGCAACCCGTAAGGACCCGAACCTCCGGGAAGGGTGTTCCCTCGTTACGGCGGTCTTAAAGTTCTTCATTGTCCTCACCATGATTCCGGCGGTCCTCGCGGGGAACAAGCTTCATTATAACCTCTTCTCCCTCTTCCCCGGCGTCTCCATTGAATTTCGGGTCGATGCGCTGGGGCTTCTCTTTGCAACCACCGCTTCCTTTTTGTGGATTCTGACCACTATTTACTCCATCGGCTACATGCGCTCGCTCAACGAGCATTCCCAGACCCGCTACTATACCTGTTTTGCCCTTACACTCTCCGCCACCCTCGGGGTCGCCTTCTCAGCCAATTTGGTGACCCTTTTTGTTTTTTATGAGCTCATCACCTTCGTGACCTATCCGTTGGTCACCCATCACGGCACGAAGGAAGCGTACGCGGCAGGAAACAAATATCTCTTCTATCTCTTGGCGACGACCAAAGCGTTCTTTGTCACCGCCACGTTCTTGACCTACAATCTCTCCGACACCTTCACGTTTAAGGCCGGCGGCGTCTTTCCCCCCGGCGTCGGTAGTACGGTTCTGATCATCACCTTTTTTCTCTTTTTGGCGGGACTGAGCAAGGCGGCGATCATGCCCTTTCATGGCTGGCTTCCCTCCGCCATGGTGGCCCCCACGCCGGTGAGCGCGCTCCTCCATGCGGTGGCGGTCGTGAACACCGGGGTCTTCTGCATCCTCCGAATTATTTTTAATATCTTCGGTGTGGAGCTGATGAAGTCGTTGAACCTCGGGGTCATGACCGGCTTCGTCGTCTCATTTACGATCGTCATGGCATCAATCTATGCCCTCACAAAAGACAACCTCAAAGCGCGATTGGCCTATTCTACCGTGAGCCAGCTCTCTTACATGATCTTAGGGGGGGCTCTTTTGACGCCGAGCGGGATGACCGGCGGAATTATGCACATCGCCAACCATGCCTTTGCAAAGATCACCCTCTTCTTTTGCGCGGGGTCGATTTATGTCGCCTCGCGGAAGACCAATATTTCTGAAATGGCGGGGATCGGGCGGAAGATGCCCTGGACGATGACCGCGTTTGCCCTTGCCACGCTCAGCATGATCGGGGTCCCTCCCGTCTCCGGCTTTTTGACGAAATGGTATCTGATGACCGGCTCGATGGAGGCGCAAGAGCTCCCTTTCATTTTTGTGCTGTTGGCCAGCTCTCTTTTAAATGCCGGCTATTTCCTCCCGGTGGTTCACAAGGCCTTTTTTGAAGGGGCGCCGGAGACGGCGGAGGAGGTTCAAAAAGGACTTCATCCGGTCCCGCAGAGCCTCGGGGCGGCCGCAGCCCAAGATCACGACCCCCATTCACACGGTGCCCACGCGTTCACCGGGCCGATCCGAGAGCCTTCTTACTTCTTGGTGGTCCCTTTGCTGCTCTGTGCCGTGGTTTCGGTGCTCTTGGGAATTTACCCGGACTTTTTATTGGACCTGATTAAACTCGTGATTCGATGA